From one Bacteroides fragilis NCTC 9343 genomic stretch:
- a CDS encoding S41 family peptidase translates to MKKFLNRRNGVLLAAVLVAVAFFSFKSGDDRNFQIAKNLDTFNSIVKELDMFYVDTLDPNKTVREGIDYMLSSLDPYTEYYPEDDQAELQQMLNASFGGIGSLITYNQKLKRSMIAEPFEGTPAAKVGLKAGDILMEIDGKDLAGKNNQEVSQMLRGAVGTSFKLKVERPDEKGGTRPLEFDIVRQTIQTPMIPYDTIFNNVGYINLSTFSGTPSKDFKKTFLKLKKEGITSLVIDLRGNGGGRLEEAVEIANFFLPRGKVIVTTKGKTKQASNTYKTLREPLDLDIPITVLVNGATASASEILSGAFQDFDRAVIVGSRTFGKGLVQTTRPLPYGGVMKLTTSKYYIPSGRCVQAIDYKHRNEDGSVGTIPDSLTTVFHTAAGREVRDGGGVMPDIEVKQEKLPNILFYLVRDNLIFDYATQYCLKHPSIPSPQEFKVTDADYNDFKAMVKKADFKYDQQSEKIMKTLKEAAKFEGYLDEASEEIKALEKKLTHNLDRDLDYFSKDIRSMIADEIIKRYYYTRGGIIQQLKDDDGLQAALKILADPVKYKETLSAPVKK, encoded by the coding sequence ATGAAAAAGTTTCTGAATAGACGAAATGGTGTCCTGTTGGCAGCAGTGTTGGTTGCTGTAGCATTCTTTAGTTTCAAGAGCGGTGACGACCGTAACTTCCAGATTGCTAAAAATCTGGATACCTTTAATTCTATCGTCAAAGAACTCGATATGTTTTACGTAGATACGCTTGATCCGAATAAGACGGTTCGTGAAGGGATCGACTATATGTTGTCTTCGCTCGATCCCTATACGGAATACTATCCGGAGGACGATCAGGCCGAACTGCAGCAAATGTTGAATGCCTCGTTCGGAGGTATCGGATCTTTGATCACGTACAATCAAAAGCTGAAACGTTCGATGATAGCCGAACCGTTTGAGGGAACTCCTGCAGCTAAGGTCGGATTGAAGGCCGGTGATATACTGATGGAGATTGACGGAAAAGATTTGGCGGGGAAAAATAACCAGGAAGTCAGCCAGATGCTCCGGGGAGCAGTAGGTACCAGTTTCAAGCTGAAAGTGGAGCGTCCGGACGAAAAAGGAGGGACACGACCATTGGAATTTGATATTGTGCGTCAAACCATCCAGACTCCGATGATTCCTTATGATACCATTTTTAATAATGTAGGTTACATCAATCTGAGTACTTTTTCCGGCACTCCTTCGAAAGATTTTAAGAAGACCTTTCTGAAACTGAAGAAAGAAGGTATCACTTCATTGGTGATTGACCTGCGTGGTAACGGTGGCGGACGCTTGGAAGAAGCGGTAGAGATTGCTAATTTTTTCTTGCCTCGTGGTAAAGTGATTGTAACGACGAAGGGAAAGACCAAACAGGCCAGCAATACCTATAAGACATTACGTGAACCGCTGGATCTCGATATCCCGATTACTGTACTGGTGAACGGTGCTACGGCTTCCGCTTCCGAAATCCTTTCCGGAGCTTTCCAGGATTTCGACCGTGCTGTGATTGTAGGTAGCCGTACGTTTGGAAAAGGACTGGTGCAGACCACCCGCCCATTGCCTTATGGAGGAGTAATGAAGCTTACTACTTCCAAGTATTACATTCCCAGCGGACGCTGTGTGCAGGCCATCGACTATAAACACCGCAATGAAGATGGCAGTGTAGGTACTATCCCCGATAGTCTGACTACCGTGTTCCATACGGCAGCCGGTCGTGAAGTTCGTGATGGGGGAGGAGTGATGCCGGACATCGAAGTCAAGCAGGAGAAATTGCCTAATATTCTTTTCTATCTGGTACGTGATAACCTGATTTTCGACTATGCGACGCAGTATTGCCTGAAGCATCCGAGTATTCCTTCTCCACAGGAGTTCAAGGTGACCGATGCCGACTATAACGACTTTAAAGCGATGGTGAAGAAAGCTGATTTCAAGTACGATCAGCAAAGTGAGAAGATTATGAAGACGCTAAAAGAGGCTGCCAAGTTCGAAGGTTATCTGGATGAGGCTTCGGAAGAGATTAAGGCATTGGAGAAGAAGCTGACTCATAACCTGGACCGTGACCTCGACTATTTCTCTAAAGATATCAGGTCGATGATCGCCGATGAAATCATTAAGCGTTACTACTACACACGTGGCGGCATCATCCAGCAATTAAAAGATGACGACGGGCTACAAGCTGCTCTTAAGATATTGGCCGATCCGGTGAAATATAAAGAGACCTTGAGTGCTCCGGTAAAGAAATAA
- a CDS encoding adenosine kinase codes for MDKIIGLGNALVDVLATLKDDTLLDEMGLPKGSMQLIDDAKLQQINERFSRMKTHLATGGAAANTILGLACLGAGTGFIGKIGNDAYGNFFRANLQRNGIEDKLLVSDLPSGVASTFISPDGERTFGTYLGAASTLKAEDLTLDMFKGYAYLLIEGYLVQDHDMILHAIELAKEAGLQVCLDMASYNIVAGDLEFFTLLINKYVDIVFANEEEAKAFTGKEDPKEALELISKKCSIAIVKVGGNGSYIRKGTEEIKVEAIPVKKVIDTTGAGDYFASGFLYGLTCGYSLEKCAKIGSILSGNVIQIVGTTIPGERWDEIKLNINEVLSE; via the coding sequence ATGGATAAAATAATTGGATTGGGCAACGCCCTGGTAGACGTACTTGCAACCCTGAAAGATGATACACTCCTTGATGAAATGGGATTACCCAAGGGAAGCATGCAACTTATTGATGATGCTAAGTTACAGCAGATTAACGAACGATTTAGCCGAATGAAAACCCACTTGGCAACCGGTGGAGCGGCTGCAAATACGATCCTCGGACTCGCTTGTTTGGGTGCCGGGACCGGTTTTATCGGAAAAATCGGAAATGACGCTTACGGAAACTTTTTTCGGGCAAATCTGCAAAGAAATGGCATCGAAGATAAATTATTAGTGTCTGATCTGCCATCGGGAGTTGCTTCTACTTTTATTTCTCCGGACGGAGAACGTACTTTCGGTACTTATCTCGGTGCTGCCTCTACGCTGAAAGCCGAAGATTTAACGCTGGATATGTTCAAAGGGTATGCATATCTGCTTATCGAGGGGTATCTGGTACAGGATCATGATATGATTCTTCATGCCATCGAGTTGGCAAAAGAGGCCGGATTGCAGGTTTGTCTGGATATGGCCAGTTATAATATCGTAGCGGGTGATCTTGAATTCTTCACCTTATTAATAAATAAATATGTAGATATTGTTTTTGCCAATGAAGAAGAAGCGAAAGCGTTTACGGGCAAAGAAGATCCGAAAGAAGCTCTTGAGTTGATCAGTAAGAAATGCAGTATTGCCATTGTAAAGGTAGGCGGCAATGGTTCTTATATTCGTAAGGGTACTGAAGAAATTAAGGTAGAAGCTATTCCGGTGAAAAAAGTGATTGATACAACAGGAGCAGGCGACTATTTCGCATCCGGATTTCTGTACGGACTGACTTGCGGATATTCTTTGGAGAAGTGTGCTAAGATTGGTTCAATTCTCTCCGGAAATGTTATACAGATAGTTGGAACCACGATTCCCGGTGAGCGTTGGGATGAAATAAAGTTAAATATTAACGAAGTTCTGTCAGAGTAA
- a CDS encoding glycoside hydrolase family 127 protein: MKNVLTGLFLLILATACSEEEPQTITPVPFNQVTLTDGFWKNRMQTEINVTVPFSVEQSAPAVERFRRCAAFLAGDSTALPETHRFISSDLYKVMEGVSYSLMIQPNKELEEFMDRVADLITASQKDDGYLYISHICGNPDPREMGEKPYSWVVHSHELYNVGHLYEAAVAYYQATGKDKLLNVAIKSAKHVNKVFFEGGDPNYNGGKPINQAPGHEEIELALCKLYRVTNDPLYLDMAKKFLEIRGVTYRPEGEGVMAPTYAQQHAPVKEQTEAVGHAVRAAYLYTAMAQVDALTGLNDYTKALNSIWTNLVTTRMHITGGLGAVEGMEGFGAPYELPNLTAYNETCAAVANVFFNYGMYLDSGDAKFLDIAELSLFNNSLAGINLHGDRFFYVNPLEADGVRRFNHGNGGRAKWFGCACCPPNISRLILQVPGYMYAYSKDRVYLTLYGGSQTTIPLEGTRVKLEQTSAYPFDGKVRLTVQPEKGSKFSVCMRIPTWARSDEFVPGGLYPYKQPKQAEVELSVNGQKTDFKMEKGFAVIKRDWKPGDVVELNIPMPVRFVDCIPEVSENIGKTAVTRGPLVYCAEEVDNAGPVQRLYLGDTNEAQAKVANISSGVLQGLERITLPGMEKKVGGITSREITMIPYYAWCNRGDNRTMLVWLNEEASTASIGQQTMAYLRNVKGVNASSVAGGKNISVRALCDGKVSESSADKLTEQWVSEGSGKQWVQVDFREPFLLNSLSVYWLDDQDKITVPSGWSVEYKSDAGWTPLELYVTDSYQMGTDRFNVVHPSGSLEVESVRILIEPQKGKSIGVSEIRFE; this comes from the coding sequence ATGAAAAATGTACTAACAGGGCTATTTCTGCTTATCCTTGCGACAGCTTGCTCGGAGGAGGAGCCGCAGACAATAACACCCGTTCCTTTTAATCAGGTAACTTTGACCGATGGGTTTTGGAAGAATAGGATGCAGACGGAAATCAATGTAACAGTACCGTTCTCTGTCGAACAAAGTGCCCCGGCAGTAGAGCGTTTCCGGCGTTGTGCCGCTTTCTTGGCAGGAGACTCTACCGCTCTTCCTGAAACTCATCGTTTTATAAGCTCTGATCTTTATAAGGTGATGGAAGGGGTGTCTTATTCATTGATGATTCAACCAAATAAGGAGTTGGAAGAGTTCATGGATCGAGTGGCAGACCTGATCACTGCTTCGCAGAAAGACGACGGATATTTATATATTTCACATATTTGTGGTAATCCCGATCCTCGTGAGATGGGTGAGAAGCCTTACTCATGGGTGGTTCATAGTCACGAGCTTTATAATGTGGGGCATCTGTACGAAGCCGCAGTAGCTTACTATCAAGCTACAGGTAAAGATAAACTACTGAACGTTGCTATCAAAAGTGCCAAGCATGTGAATAAAGTGTTCTTTGAAGGAGGTGATCCGAATTATAATGGGGGTAAACCTATTAACCAGGCTCCGGGACATGAAGAGATTGAACTGGCACTTTGTAAACTATACCGGGTGACTAATGATCCGCTATACCTCGATATGGCGAAGAAGTTTCTGGAGATCAGGGGAGTGACCTATCGTCCTGAGGGTGAAGGAGTGATGGCACCCACTTATGCACAGCAACACGCACCGGTGAAGGAGCAGACGGAAGCTGTGGGACATGCGGTCCGTGCGGCTTATTTGTACACGGCTATGGCGCAGGTGGATGCCTTGACCGGATTGAACGATTATACCAAGGCTCTCAATTCCATTTGGACAAATCTGGTGACGACCCGCATGCATATTACAGGTGGACTCGGGGCTGTAGAAGGAATGGAAGGTTTTGGAGCTCCCTACGAACTTCCTAACTTAACAGCCTATAATGAAACTTGTGCGGCAGTAGCAAATGTCTTCTTTAATTATGGCATGTATCTGGATAGTGGCGATGCTAAGTTTCTCGATATAGCGGAACTTTCACTTTTCAACAATTCGTTGGCAGGGATCAATCTGCATGGTGATCGTTTCTTCTATGTCAATCCTCTTGAAGCAGATGGAGTGAGACGTTTTAATCATGGGAATGGCGGACGTGCCAAATGGTTCGGGTGTGCCTGCTGTCCTCCTAATATTTCTCGTTTGATTCTGCAAGTGCCGGGTTATATGTATGCTTACAGTAAAGACAGAGTTTACCTGACCCTTTATGGTGGCAGTCAGACAACTATTCCTCTGGAAGGAACCCGTGTGAAACTGGAGCAAACTTCTGCTTATCCGTTTGATGGGAAAGTACGCTTGACGGTACAACCTGAAAAGGGAAGCAAATTCTCGGTTTGTATGCGTATTCCTACGTGGGCACGATCCGACGAATTTGTGCCGGGAGGACTTTATCCCTACAAGCAGCCCAAGCAGGCGGAAGTAGAATTGAGTGTCAACGGGCAGAAAACCGACTTCAAGATGGAGAAAGGATTTGCCGTTATCAAACGTGACTGGAAGCCCGGTGACGTAGTTGAACTTAACATACCGATGCCCGTACGTTTTGTTGATTGTATTCCCGAAGTCAGTGAAAATATAGGTAAAACTGCTGTAACTCGCGGACCACTGGTCTATTGTGCGGAAGAGGTAGATAATGCGGGACCTGTTCAGCGGCTCTATCTGGGGGATACGAACGAAGCACAGGCTAAGGTAGCAAACATCTCTTCCGGCGTGCTGCAAGGATTGGAGAGGATCACTTTGCCCGGAATGGAAAAGAAGGTCGGAGGAATCACTTCACGAGAGATTACGATGATTCCTTATTATGCTTGGTGTAATCGGGGAGATAACCGTACAATGCTGGTTTGGCTAAACGAAGAGGCTTCTACAGCCAGTATCGGTCAGCAGACCATGGCTTATCTGCGTAATGTAAAAGGAGTGAATGCTTCATCTGTTGCCGGAGGGAAGAATATCTCCGTGCGTGCACTTTGTGATGGAAAAGTATCTGAATCTTCTGCAGACAAGCTTACAGAACAGTGGGTGTCTGAGGGATCGGGTAAACAATGGGTGCAGGTAGACTTTAGAGAGCCATTCCTACTAAATTCACTTTCCGTGTATTGGCTGGATGATCAAGACAAAATAACTGTTCCGTCCGGTTGGTCGGTGGAATATAAGTCGGATGCCGGTTGGACTCCCCTTGAACTCTATGTGACGGACTCTTATCAGATGGGTACCGATCGGTTCAACGTAGTACATCCATCCGGTAGTCTTGAAGTGGAATCCGTTCGTATTCTTATAGAACCTCAGAAAGGAAAATCAATAGGTGTTTCAGAGATAAGGTTTGAGTAG
- a CDS encoding DUF5695 domain-containing protein yields MKLKYCILSLLFFYLNISSIQAVIPQMEVSPDERGVSSLVFQGAGNVRNYVDHGKYLGDLSLTYEVRGKSYAVSLADITPLVLSNTPDKIQIFWQLPSDVRLYQTFTIKGEEVDWEIDFFNRSHHPVKVTDMWFALPVGALDESIQAHQNLNRHFSLNGNASFFYWTPLTGQGDILLMTMHKGTAIEYATQDGKYYLHSMNAVDRTNDSWRLPSTSKNVQPYEHYMTGFNFTLTGNHEEVKTKIYDKHGVVVKVAPGMVVTPEFEVYCALQSKLPVAELVAEYPEEIQITSLGQKEGDKYIYKFRFSRLGENLITVHYGDDLICFLDFFVTEPLETLIKKRARFIVDKQQHRDSSKWYNGLYSLWDMEKSELLSPDHLGDLREEFMVGGSDDPSNSKPVYVSEKNVIYPNKEEIASLEYYEENFVWGKLQRTDEEYPYPYGIYGSENWYQNRSGKYGGYEDGGSGKGRMWRTFDYTTHFAIYYNLYRIAEDNPEMVSYLDADGYLERAYRTAMAYFEVPYNILMGKQWAFHGWTDWAYKQGNFHERYLLDIINALQQKGRLKDAAKLRREWEKKVTYMVYEDPWPFGSEMFVDRTAFESSYYVAEYAKLNPIKPEEQFWYDKNRKKWYSYTSFDTSMIDRFMQNQLDGNLALRGLFEPGYANLGTAWSGQYVNLDYMTQMGGVALLDYAYRFSDRPDRYINYGYNSLLASWALMNTGTKKTDFGYWYRGEQNDGAVGWAFSPYQNSRTYMNYIKVGRAPWRFDGEIDHGLTGGIHGSGVYLLDDPDFGLIGYGGNVRMDKDGTVSIIPFDGVRRQVRIMTPVRFSVELMQDGFRKDYPITLRGTEELSFCIENRSDKPHNTTIRAEGMPEGKYTVMTDHKMITTFNIEAGNAHHPYYIEVPVTDKHTQVKLLKTN; encoded by the coding sequence ATGAAACTTAAGTATTGTATTTTATCTCTACTCTTTTTTTATCTGAATATTTCTTCTATCCAGGCCGTAATACCACAGATGGAAGTCAGTCCGGATGAGAGAGGTGTGAGTTCGCTCGTTTTTCAAGGTGCGGGCAATGTTCGGAATTATGTAGACCACGGGAAATATCTGGGCGATTTGAGTCTGACTTATGAAGTAAGAGGGAAGAGTTATGCCGTTTCTTTGGCTGATATTACTCCTCTGGTCTTGTCGAATACTCCGGATAAGATACAGATATTCTGGCAGCTTCCTTCGGATGTGCGTCTTTACCAAACTTTTACTATTAAAGGAGAAGAAGTAGACTGGGAGATTGATTTTTTTAATCGCAGTCATCATCCGGTGAAGGTGACGGATATGTGGTTCGCTCTGCCTGTGGGCGCTTTGGATGAGTCTATTCAGGCACATCAGAACCTGAACCGTCATTTCTCTCTGAATGGAAATGCCTCTTTCTTTTATTGGACTCCGCTGACAGGGCAAGGTGATATTCTGCTGATGACTATGCATAAGGGAACTGCGATAGAATATGCTACACAAGATGGCAAGTACTATCTGCATTCAATGAATGCTGTAGATCGTACCAATGATAGCTGGAGATTACCGTCTACCTCAAAAAACGTACAGCCTTACGAGCATTACATGACAGGTTTCAACTTCACACTCACTGGAAATCATGAAGAGGTAAAAACGAAGATTTATGATAAACACGGAGTGGTTGTGAAAGTTGCTCCCGGTATGGTAGTCACTCCTGAGTTTGAGGTCTATTGTGCCTTGCAATCGAAACTGCCTGTTGCTGAATTAGTGGCAGAATATCCTGAGGAGATACAGATAACCAGTCTTGGACAAAAGGAAGGAGATAAATATATCTATAAGTTCCGTTTCTCCCGTTTGGGAGAAAACCTGATTACGGTTCATTATGGAGATGATTTGATATGCTTTCTCGATTTCTTTGTGACCGAGCCTTTGGAAACCCTGATAAAAAAACGGGCGCGTTTCATTGTGGACAAACAACAACATCGTGATTCCTCCAAATGGTATAATGGACTTTATAGTCTTTGGGATATGGAGAAATCCGAGTTACTTTCACCTGATCACTTGGGCGATTTGCGGGAGGAGTTTATGGTAGGCGGATCTGATGATCCGTCCAATAGTAAACCAGTCTATGTGAGTGAGAAGAATGTCATTTATCCTAATAAAGAAGAAATTGCTTCTTTGGAGTATTATGAAGAAAATTTTGTGTGGGGCAAGCTGCAACGTACGGATGAGGAATATCCCTATCCATATGGTATTTACGGCAGTGAAAACTGGTATCAGAACCGCAGCGGGAAATATGGCGGATATGAAGACGGGGGTTCCGGTAAGGGGCGTATGTGGCGAACTTTTGATTATACCACTCATTTTGCCATCTATTATAATCTCTACCGGATAGCAGAGGATAATCCTGAAATGGTATCTTATCTGGATGCTGATGGCTATCTGGAACGTGCTTATCGGACAGCGATGGCTTATTTTGAAGTACCCTATAATATTTTGATGGGTAAACAATGGGCTTTTCATGGTTGGACGGACTGGGCCTATAAACAAGGTAATTTTCATGAGCGATATCTGCTGGATATTATCAATGCCCTGCAACAGAAAGGTAGATTAAAAGATGCAGCCAAGTTGCGTCGTGAATGGGAGAAAAAGGTAACTTATATGGTTTACGAAGATCCCTGGCCTTTTGGATCCGAGATGTTTGTTGACCGTACAGCTTTTGAGTCCTCCTATTATGTGGCAGAGTATGCAAAGTTAAATCCCATAAAACCCGAAGAACAATTCTGGTATGATAAGAATCGGAAAAAATGGTACTCGTATACTTCGTTTGACACTTCGATGATTGATCGTTTCATGCAGAATCAGTTGGATGGAAACCTGGCGTTGAGAGGGTTGTTTGAACCAGGTTATGCTAATCTGGGTACAGCATGGAGTGGACAATATGTAAATCTGGATTATATGACCCAAATGGGCGGAGTGGCATTACTCGATTATGCTTACCGGTTTTCGGACCGGCCGGATAGGTATATTAATTATGGATATAATTCTTTGTTGGCTTCGTGGGCACTGATGAATACCGGGACTAAAAAGACAGATTTTGGCTATTGGTATCGGGGAGAACAAAATGACGGTGCTGTAGGCTGGGCTTTTTCACCCTATCAGAACTCACGTACCTATATGAATTATATCAAAGTGGGGCGTGCTCCCTGGCGGTTTGATGGTGAGATAGACCATGGGCTTACCGGAGGTATTCACGGTTCAGGAGTTTATCTGCTCGATGATCCTGATTTCGGATTAATCGGTTATGGAGGAAATGTCCGAATGGATAAAGATGGAACAGTGAGTATCATTCCTTTTGACGGAGTACGTCGTCAGGTCCGTATCATGACTCCTGTCCGTTTTTCGGTCGAGTTGATGCAAGACGGATTCCGGAAAGATTACCCGATCACTCTGAGAGGGACGGAAGAACTGAGTTTCTGCATAGAAAACCGTTCTGATAAACCTCATAACACAACTATCCGGGCTGAGGGAATGCCTGAAGGTAAATATACTGTCATGACCGATCACAAAATGATAACGACATTCAATATTGAGGCGGGTAATGCACATCATCCTTATTATATAGAGGTACCCGTTACGGACAAACATACCCAAGTGAAACTTTTAAAAACAAATTAG
- a CDS encoding DUF5017 domain-containing protein, producing the protein MKTNKLIIGLLAVAATSLVSCEKFGADVETPSVSISVSPENPKVGEEVTVTINTDAQYLTLFTGDEGKNFERSRIKAIMEHDWDSFYEECYRVSYAKNGEKTLFYKYFKDYQSIEDVKKDFEFFGAIDNIQLVPYKKGDFPEALMEMSYIGTNQLKFTVTDRRIPSGIRMKPNIHIFGGLANQPGNTIIESRFVACDADRAIRKYSNDAWVAAYFGLHTEQLEDFQGYSAGYKYYTFQDERSYGAFQTNDPLSRRPTEGFYKLGDMYNRDTYLQPFLDHGEKIILRQVDMYVNGRSTFVAADDSPYKYDLDGDGVLESYECELDPATGLPVHEADYTKYKGFQGDVYLSFIEMGTDEYEPWNTGVSLGSVYTTGGIQKTYKYIYTGAGDFTITAVATNVGDKDYKGIDYSEERSNSLDDYSHKRALSSVKVSVKP; encoded by the coding sequence ATGAAAACAAATAAACTGATTATAGGGCTGCTTGCTGTGGCAGCTACTTCACTGGTTTCTTGTGAGAAATTTGGTGCAGATGTAGAAACACCGTCTGTCAGTATCTCTGTGTCTCCCGAAAATCCGAAAGTCGGTGAAGAGGTGACGGTAACGATCAATACCGATGCTCAGTACCTGACACTTTTTACGGGTGATGAAGGAAAAAACTTTGAGCGTTCGCGTATTAAAGCTATTATGGAACATGATTGGGATAGCTTTTATGAAGAATGTTATCGGGTCTCTTATGCAAAGAATGGGGAGAAGACCTTGTTTTATAAATATTTTAAGGACTATCAGAGTATAGAAGACGTAAAAAAGGATTTTGAGTTTTTCGGAGCGATTGATAATATCCAGTTAGTGCCCTACAAAAAAGGAGACTTTCCGGAGGCACTGATGGAAATGAGCTATATAGGGACGAATCAATTGAAGTTTACGGTGACAGATCGGCGGATTCCTTCGGGTATCCGGATGAAGCCGAATATTCATATCTTTGGAGGACTTGCCAATCAACCGGGTAATACAATTATCGAGAGTCGCTTTGTAGCGTGTGATGCTGATCGTGCAATACGTAAATACTCTAATGATGCATGGGTAGCTGCTTATTTTGGTTTACATACCGAACAGTTGGAAGACTTTCAGGGATATAGTGCAGGATACAAATATTATACGTTCCAAGATGAGCGTTCGTATGGAGCGTTCCAGACTAACGATCCATTATCCCGCCGTCCTACGGAAGGATTTTATAAACTGGGTGATATGTACAACCGGGATACTTACTTGCAGCCTTTTTTGGATCATGGAGAAAAAATCATTCTTCGTCAAGTGGATATGTACGTGAATGGTCGTTCGACTTTTGTGGCAGCTGATGATTCGCCTTATAAATATGATTTGGACGGAGACGGAGTATTGGAATCGTATGAATGTGAACTCGATCCTGCTACCGGTCTTCCGGTACATGAAGCCGACTATACAAAGTACAAAGGTTTTCAGGGAGATGTTTATCTCTCTTTTATAGAGATGGGAACTGATGAATATGAACCGTGGAATACCGGTGTTTCATTAGGTTCTGTATATACTACCGGAGGAATTCAGAAAACTTATAAGTATATTTACACCGGAGCCGGTGACTTTACAATTACTGCTGTTGCTACCAATGTAGGTGATAAAGATTATAAAGGAATAGATTATAGCGAGGAAAGAAGTAATTCTTTGGATGACTATAGTCATAAGAGAGCACTTAGCAGTGTGAAGGTTTCGGTAAAACCGTAG